A genomic region of Nitrospira lenta contains the following coding sequences:
- a CDS encoding DUF1566 domain-containing protein, with protein MTENRFIPTKVWLIGAGLGLALMADQGFAEQREGRFTLVLDGAAVADGQTGLVWEQEPDREHDVWSRSNERCATKTVGGQSGWRGPTIDELKTLIDLSQHDPALPAGHPFSHINSEIYWTSTPHPTDDIVAWQVSFFSGEPVTDQKSGTRRMWCVMGASRK; from the coding sequence ATGACAGAGAACAGATTCATCCCGACGAAGGTGTGGCTGATCGGAGCCGGACTTGGGCTGGCGCTCATGGCGGATCAGGGTTTTGCCGAGCAGCGGGAGGGGCGATTCACGCTGGTTCTCGACGGGGCTGCCGTCGCAGACGGTCAGACCGGATTGGTTTGGGAGCAGGAGCCGGATCGCGAACACGATGTGTGGAGCCGTTCGAACGAACGCTGCGCCACGAAGACCGTCGGCGGACAATCGGGCTGGCGTGGGCCCACGATCGACGAACTCAAGACGCTGATCGATCTGTCCCAGCATGATCCGGCCTTACCGGCCGGACATCCCTTCTCCCATATCAACTCGGAGATCTATTGGACCTCGACGCCGCACCCGACCGACGACATCGTGGCCTGGCAGGTCAGCTTCTTCAGCGGCGAACCGGTCACGGACCAGAAGTCCGGCACGCGACGGATGTGGTGCGTCATGGGAGCGTCTCGCAAGTAA
- a CDS encoding MBL fold metallo-hydrolase, whose translation MPLEDELCDILKKSRIGQGISVVDLSKMTGLPGSDITALERGDRPRDRTEVRALAMGLGLRAEPLMQIALEQWEPVAQRQPTWVETIHGSINGYGVQGYVVHDDGEALLIDTAYNAPAMIEFLSRQRVRLVGICLTHGHADHADGIEQILQSHPAPVYLGAEDVELLSWRPPQSQLMTPVHGQTIAVGRLAVHCLMAPGHTAGGICYRVDDAQTPLCFVGDTLFAGSIGRSNPSTLYQTHLASVRTTVLGLPPAYGLLPGHGPATTVEEELAHNPFYASVP comes from the coding sequence ATGCCGCTCGAAGACGAACTCTGCGACATTCTGAAAAAGTCCCGTATCGGCCAGGGAATATCTGTGGTCGACCTGTCGAAGATGACAGGTTTGCCTGGTAGCGATATCACCGCGCTAGAGCGCGGTGATCGCCCGCGCGATCGCACGGAAGTACGGGCCTTGGCCATGGGATTAGGCCTGCGGGCCGAACCCCTCATGCAGATCGCGCTGGAGCAATGGGAGCCGGTTGCCCAGCGCCAGCCCACCTGGGTGGAGACGATCCACGGTTCGATTAATGGGTATGGCGTGCAGGGCTATGTCGTGCACGATGACGGTGAGGCGCTGCTGATCGATACAGCCTACAATGCGCCGGCGATGATCGAATTTCTGTCTCGGCAGCGCGTGAGGCTTGTCGGGATTTGCCTCACCCACGGTCATGCGGATCATGCCGATGGCATCGAACAGATTCTCCAATCCCATCCGGCCCCGGTCTATCTGGGAGCCGAGGATGTCGAGCTTCTCAGTTGGCGGCCGCCGCAGTCGCAGTTGATGACGCCGGTTCACGGTCAGACCATTGCCGTTGGCCGCTTGGCCGTCCATTGTTTGATGGCGCCGGGCCATACCGCCGGAGGGATCTGCTATCGGGTGGATGATGCACAGACGCCGCTGTGTTTTGTCGGCGATACGTTGTTCGCGGGATCGATCGGGCGCTCAAACCCCAGCACGCTCTATCAGACCCATTTAGCATCTGTTCGGACGACCGTGCTCGGCCTCCCGCCGGCGTACGGTTTATTGCCGGGGCATGGTCCCGCGACCACCGTCGAAGAAGAATTGGCGCATAATCCTTTCTACGCGTCTGTACCATAG
- a CDS encoding outer membrane beta-barrel protein, with the protein MRAARWIIQLLILAIGTLATPVLAQVVGLTSEERTTGRASAAMDQEKPRSPDWHYGGFIDLGYSLNFNFPENHVFRTRGTTPRVNELDLNMGGIYVRKDATDQSRWGMELLGHGGQDAKDFGFGVNLPKVQGADALRHFGRANVSYLAPVGNGLVLQAGLFNSFIGNDSLYAKDNFNYTRSWVADYSPYLMFGANAQYAFNEKWSGAVFIINEYFHLQNTNSVPSYGVHVAYKPSASWTIKETIYYGPDQSDTSLRYWRSFSDSLLEWKVNDDLTLLGEYQVGTQEMAAPGNPRVFYMGAAVPMRWHIGGPWSVALRPEVYWDRSGLMTGSEQLIKSVTATAEYKVPYKWTNMRARLEYRYDESTGSGGGFFRRNEIAPGVIGLAPAQQMLIVGLIWTLDSP; encoded by the coding sequence ATGAGAGCGGCGCGGTGGATCATTCAATTATTGATATTGGCGATAGGAACGCTGGCGACTCCCGTCCTTGCTCAAGTCGTCGGACTCACCTCTGAGGAGCGGACTACGGGTCGGGCATCCGCAGCCATGGATCAGGAGAAGCCGCGATCACCGGACTGGCACTATGGGGGGTTCATAGACCTGGGCTACTCGCTGAATTTCAACTTTCCGGAAAACCATGTGTTCCGCACTCGTGGTACCACCCCCAGGGTCAATGAACTCGACCTCAATATGGGCGGAATCTATGTCAGAAAAGATGCCACCGACCAGTCACGTTGGGGGATGGAATTGCTGGGTCATGGGGGCCAGGATGCCAAGGACTTTGGATTCGGAGTGAACCTTCCCAAGGTGCAGGGGGCCGATGCCTTACGGCACTTCGGGCGCGCGAATGTGTCCTACCTCGCTCCGGTTGGCAATGGCCTGGTGCTGCAAGCCGGTCTGTTCAACAGCTTCATCGGCAACGACTCCCTCTATGCCAAGGATAACTTCAATTACACCCGCTCATGGGTCGCGGACTATTCCCCGTACCTGATGTTCGGAGCGAACGCGCAATATGCCTTCAACGAGAAGTGGAGCGGGGCCGTCTTCATCATCAATGAGTATTTTCACCTGCAAAACACCAACAGTGTTCCGAGTTACGGCGTCCACGTCGCCTACAAACCCAGTGCCTCCTGGACCATCAAGGAAACGATCTACTATGGCCCGGACCAGTCGGACACGTCGCTCCGGTATTGGCGGTCATTCTCGGATTCCCTTCTGGAATGGAAGGTCAACGACGACCTGACGCTCCTGGGCGAGTATCAGGTCGGAACCCAGGAAATGGCCGCGCCGGGAAATCCCCGTGTCTTTTATATGGGAGCTGCCGTGCCGATGCGGTGGCACATCGGCGGTCCCTGGAGCGTGGCGCTCAGGCCGGAAGTCTATTGGGACAGGAGCGGCCTGATGACCGGTTCGGAGCAGTTGATCAAATCGGTCACGGCCACAGCGGAATATAAGGTGCCCTACAAGTGGACGAACATGAGGGCACGGCTCGAATATCGCTACGACGAATCGACCGGCTCCGGCGGGGGATTTTTCAGGCGCAATGAAATAGCGCCGGGAGTCATCGGGCTGGCGCCGGCGCAACAGATGCTGATCGTTGGTCTGATCTGGACGCTCGACTCACCATAA
- a CDS encoding site-2 protease family protein, with protein MNGDQQNEAADDADEFEESTFSRYLLPIGLFCLTVFTTLWAGAYQDHPNRFHPFRGAWELLIERPGELVNGIPFAATLLLILVTHELAHYVYSKRHRVPASLPLFIPGLPLLVGTFGAIIRVRGQIVERKALFDIGISGPLAGFVVALVALVVGLHWSQVEVGINSGSPFYVGRSMLIDWCVSFVLGDLPRGASVSLHPIAEAAWFGLFVTCLNLIPIGQLDGGHVAYALWGQRQRTIAFWVIPALIVLGYLGWQGWWLWVFLATLLGVGHPPIPDPTSPLGSTRTWLGRATVLLFILIFTPFPIVVR; from the coding sequence ATGAACGGCGATCAGCAGAATGAAGCCGCCGACGATGCAGATGAATTCGAAGAGTCGACATTTTCGCGCTACCTCCTGCCGATCGGCTTGTTCTGCCTGACGGTTTTTACCACGCTGTGGGCCGGCGCCTATCAAGATCACCCCAACCGGTTTCATCCGTTTCGCGGTGCCTGGGAGTTGCTCATCGAGCGGCCCGGTGAACTGGTCAACGGGATTCCCTTTGCGGCGACGCTGCTCCTGATTCTCGTCACCCATGAGCTGGCGCACTATGTTTATTCGAAGCGGCATCGCGTTCCGGCGTCGCTTCCGCTGTTCATTCCGGGGTTGCCGCTGCTAGTGGGCACCTTCGGCGCGATCATTCGTGTCCGTGGTCAAATCGTAGAGCGGAAGGCCCTGTTCGATATCGGGATCTCTGGGCCGTTGGCCGGATTTGTCGTGGCGCTCGTGGCGCTCGTCGTCGGATTGCACTGGTCCCAGGTGGAAGTGGGGATCAATTCGGGTAGCCCCTTCTATGTCGGACGATCCATGCTCATTGATTGGTGTGTGTCGTTCGTACTGGGAGATTTGCCGCGAGGAGCAAGTGTCAGTCTGCATCCGATCGCAGAGGCGGCCTGGTTCGGGCTCTTCGTGACCTGTTTAAACCTGATTCCTATCGGACAACTGGACGGGGGCCATGTCGCCTACGCGCTTTGGGGTCAGAGGCAACGAACCATCGCATTCTGGGTCATTCCCGCCCTGATCGTTCTGGGCTATCTCGGCTGGCAAGGCTGGTGGCTGTGGGTGTTCCTTGCAACATTGCTTGGAGTCGGTCATCCGCCGATTCCCGATCCGACGTCGCCGTTGGGTTCGACGCGAACCTGGCTTGGACGGGCGACGGTCCTTCTCTTCATCCTCATCTTCACGCCGTTTCCTATCGTCGTCCGCTGA
- a CDS encoding M16 family metallopeptidase — MNGAGIERQETRRTGVLGLFGVAVVLACSAVIACAGGPALSDPRTMTFKPVEFTPPEPDRVVFDNGMVVYLLEDHELPLITVTATMKTGTWLDPADKVGLAALTGALMRTGGGGGLTPEQVDEELEYFAGDVSVSIGHESGSASLDVLKKDLKRGLRIFSGLLRTPAFDPARVEIAKLQAIEAIRRRQDNPGSVVGREFMKLLYGPDHPSARETSIASVTGITRDDLAAFHRNTIHPNGIILGVTGDFQKGEMLAALREVFGDWAKGPVPELKIADVPESQRATPAIRFVNKETSQTHLRVGHLTIRENDPDYVALAIANDILGGSSFRSRLFNDVRTKRGLAYSVGSRLMAGVHDQGVWLMRAETKLVSTQEVVSRFIANIERMRTEPVTDQELAEAKEAYVNSFVFSFSSPSAIVSRLVELENDGLPKDFLQQVREKVIALTKEDVLAAAKKHLHPDRLKIVAVGSGDMLPKVLSTFGEVKEIKLSPEG, encoded by the coding sequence ATGAACGGGGCAGGAATCGAGAGGCAGGAAACGAGAAGGACGGGCGTATTAGGGCTCTTCGGCGTGGCGGTCGTGCTCGCATGTTCGGCTGTGATTGCCTGCGCCGGCGGGCCGGCTCTGAGCGATCCGCGGACGATGACCTTCAAGCCGGTCGAGTTTACTCCGCCGGAGCCGGATCGCGTGGTGTTCGACAACGGCATGGTCGTGTATCTCCTGGAAGACCATGAACTGCCGCTCATCACGGTGACGGCTACGATGAAAACCGGCACCTGGCTTGATCCAGCGGATAAGGTCGGCCTCGCAGCGCTTACGGGCGCCCTCATGCGGACGGGCGGCGGCGGCGGGCTCACGCCGGAACAAGTGGATGAAGAATTAGAGTACTTCGCAGGGGATGTCAGTGTGTCGATCGGTCATGAGTCCGGCTCCGCGTCGCTCGACGTGCTGAAGAAGGATCTGAAGCGCGGGCTCCGAATTTTCTCCGGTCTGCTCCGAACGCCGGCCTTCGACCCGGCGCGGGTTGAGATTGCGAAATTGCAAGCGATTGAGGCGATCCGCCGCCGTCAGGACAATCCCGGCTCCGTCGTGGGCCGAGAATTCATGAAATTGCTGTACGGTCCGGACCATCCGTCCGCCCGTGAAACATCCATCGCGTCGGTCACCGGCATCACCCGGGACGATCTCGCGGCCTTTCACCGAAACACGATCCATCCCAACGGCATTATTTTGGGCGTGACCGGTGATTTCCAGAAAGGGGAGATGTTGGCAGCGTTGCGCGAGGTGTTCGGAGACTGGGCCAAGGGACCGGTGCCGGAACTGAAGATTGCCGATGTGCCGGAGAGTCAGCGCGCGACGCCGGCCATCCGGTTCGTCAACAAAGAGACCTCGCAGACGCATCTACGGGTCGGTCATCTCACAATCCGTGAAAATGATCCGGACTACGTGGCCCTGGCGATCGCCAACGATATCTTGGGCGGGAGTTCGTTCCGGAGCCGGCTCTTCAATGACGTGCGCACGAAGCGCGGGCTGGCCTACTCGGTCGGCAGCCGGTTAATGGCCGGCGTGCACGATCAAGGGGTCTGGCTCATGCGGGCGGAGACGAAGCTGGTTTCCACGCAGGAAGTAGTGAGCCGGTTCATCGCCAACATCGAACGGATGCGGACGGAACCGGTCACCGATCAGGAGTTGGCGGAGGCGAAAGAGGCCTACGTGAATTCCTTCGTGTTTTCGTTCAGCAGCCCCTCGGCGATCGTCAGCCGGTTAGTGGAACTGGAGAACGACGGATTGCCCAAGGACTTTCTTCAACAGGTCCGAGAGAAAGTGATCGCGCTGACCAAGGAAGATGTGTTGGCGGCGGCGAAGAAGCATCTGCATCCAGACCGATTGAAGATCGTCGCCGTCGGCTCCGGCGACATGCTGCCGAAAGTGCTCTCGACATTCGGTGAAGTGAAAGAAATCAAGCTGAGTCCGGAAGGGTGA
- a CDS encoding DUF2207 domain-containing protein: MRARYVIRLGLLLFAWLLTGEHAGARSLVIEQFHADIQVLPSGDLVVTETIRPRFTGAWNGLKRDIPVEYRTPQGFNYTLLLDLLSATDEHQAPLKIDSGRDRHYRSFKIWLPGAQDTTKTLILTYRVANGLKYFEDHDELYWNVTGDEWDVPIESATASVSLPPNATGIKALAFSGAYGAREQQADIRIEDSTIHYQMKRPLGFREGLTAVVGWDKGLVDEPGLLQRTHLFLRYNWPLALPVGVFVAMWYLWYTRGRDPRLHPLIVSYEPPDRLTPAELGTLVDNSPDLRDITATLVDLAVRGYVRIEERQEPKLLGLWSNTEYHLHRLQPPSAWDGLKAHEISILRGIFPAGPHTDDPEETVTLSALANRFYARLDGIKSSLFDQLVTRGYYVRRPDRVKQAYTIGGIVVTVVILFGSAWLSGRIGLAFQTGAAAGLLSGLIIVGFGRIMPARTLRGTRALEKVLGFEEFLSRVESDRMDRLVKTPEMFEKFLPFAMALGVEKNWTNAFDGIYMQPPTWYQGANFAEFRPRNLTGNLSQLSAAAGTAMTSAPRSSGGSGFSSSGSSGSSGGSSGGGFGGGGGSGF; the protein is encoded by the coding sequence ATGCGCGCACGATACGTCATTCGCCTAGGCCTCCTGCTCTTTGCGTGGCTGTTGACTGGCGAACACGCCGGCGCCCGCTCGCTCGTCATCGAGCAGTTCCATGCTGACATTCAGGTGCTCCCCAGCGGCGACCTTGTGGTGACGGAAACGATCCGGCCGCGTTTCACCGGAGCCTGGAACGGATTGAAACGCGACATCCCGGTCGAATATCGAACGCCACAGGGATTCAATTACACGCTGTTGCTGGACCTGCTCAGCGCGACGGACGAGCACCAGGCTCCGCTCAAAATCGACAGCGGTCGCGACCGGCATTATCGAAGCTTCAAGATCTGGCTTCCCGGCGCACAGGACACGACCAAGACGCTGATCCTGACCTATCGAGTCGCCAACGGACTCAAATATTTCGAAGACCATGACGAGCTCTATTGGAACGTGACCGGCGACGAATGGGACGTGCCGATCGAATCGGCCACCGCCAGCGTATCGTTGCCCCCTAATGCGACCGGCATCAAAGCCCTCGCCTTCAGCGGCGCGTACGGCGCGCGCGAACAGCAGGCCGACATCCGCATTGAAGACTCCACGATCCACTATCAGATGAAGCGACCGCTGGGATTCCGCGAAGGCCTGACCGCCGTCGTAGGATGGGATAAAGGGCTAGTCGACGAACCGGGTCTGCTGCAACGGACACACCTGTTTCTTCGTTACAACTGGCCCTTGGCCCTGCCCGTCGGCGTCTTCGTCGCGATGTGGTATCTCTGGTATACCCGAGGCCGAGACCCGCGTCTGCACCCCCTCATCGTCAGCTACGAGCCCCCCGACCGGCTGACGCCCGCCGAACTCGGAACCCTGGTGGACAACTCGCCTGACCTTCGTGACATCACCGCCACGCTGGTCGATCTGGCCGTCCGGGGCTATGTGCGGATCGAAGAACGGCAAGAGCCCAAGCTCCTCGGATTGTGGTCGAACACCGAGTACCATTTGCATCGCCTTCAACCCCCGTCCGCCTGGGACGGATTAAAAGCCCATGAGATCTCGATTCTGAGAGGGATCTTCCCGGCCGGACCACACACCGATGACCCGGAAGAAACCGTGACGTTGTCGGCCCTGGCCAATCGCTTTTACGCGCGCCTGGACGGCATCAAGTCCTCACTGTTCGACCAGCTCGTCACCCGCGGTTACTACGTGCGCCGGCCCGACCGGGTCAAGCAGGCCTACACAATCGGCGGAATTGTCGTGACCGTCGTCATCTTATTCGGAAGCGCCTGGTTGAGCGGACGAATCGGCCTAGCCTTTCAAACCGGAGCCGCCGCGGGTCTCCTGTCGGGTCTCATCATCGTCGGATTCGGCCGGATCATGCCGGCTCGGACGCTGCGCGGCACCAGAGCCTTGGAGAAAGTGCTGGGCTTCGAAGAGTTCCTGAGTCGCGTCGAATCCGATCGTATGGACCGTCTTGTCAAAACGCCCGAGATGTTCGAGAAATTCCTCCCCTTTGCCATGGCCTTGGGTGTGGAAAAGAATTGGACCAATGCCTTCGACGGCATTTACATGCAGCCGCCTACCTGGTATCAAGGAGCCAACTTTGCCGAGTTCCGCCCACGAAACCTGACCGGCAACTTGTCGCAACTGTCCGCGGCAGCCGGTACAGCCATGACCTCTGCGCCGCGCAGTTCCGGCGGCTCCGGGTTCAGCAGCAGCGGGAGCAGCGGCTCATCCGGCGGGTCTTCGGGCGGCGGCTTCGGCGGTGGCGGCGGCAGCGGGTTCTAA
- a CDS encoding acetate uptake transporter, with amino-acid sequence MSDLEHHRRIDVLAIGLFGLAVGALTLGVAQLGGISDSNKVGTLVIAMIFGGIVQILAGITDIRYHEQLGGTALTMYGFFWLTVSIAKLVSEGTSFHLDMVLFAPINFVYAAFSAVMVYLTAYRNTTLCMLHIIITITFSSTVLAILNLIGETIPGLLHIVVGMMAFYHAVASLTQAFTGHQLVPLGPPLLHRDRLISK; translated from the coding sequence ATGAGTGACCTAGAGCATCACCGGCGCATCGACGTCTTGGCGATCGGCCTGTTCGGGCTCGCGGTCGGAGCCCTCACACTGGGTGTGGCTCAACTCGGCGGCATTTCCGATTCGAACAAGGTCGGCACACTGGTGATCGCCATGATCTTCGGCGGGATCGTGCAGATTCTCGCCGGCATCACCGATATCCGCTATCACGAGCAACTTGGCGGGACCGCCCTCACGATGTATGGATTCTTCTGGCTGACCGTCTCTATCGCCAAGTTGGTCAGCGAAGGCACGTCGTTCCATCTGGACATGGTGCTCTTTGCCCCGATCAACTTCGTCTATGCCGCCTTCTCAGCAGTCATGGTCTATCTGACGGCGTACCGCAACACCACGCTCTGTATGCTCCACATCATCATCACGATCACCTTCTCCTCCACCGTCCTGGCCATACTCAACCTCATCGGCGAAACCATCCCTGGGCTGCTCCACATCGTCGTCGGCATGATGGCGTTCTATCACGCCGTCGCCAGTTTGACCCAGGCCTTCACCGGACACCAGCTCGTGCCGTTGGGACCGCCCCTGCTTCATCGGGACAGGCTGATCTCTAAATAA
- a CDS encoding NAD(P)-dependent oxidoreductase: MQQIAPNHSRIGWIGTGVMGASMCGHLQQASYPITLYSRTKAKAQPLLDRGASWADSPRAVADRSTVIVTMVGFPRDVREVYFGPQGILAGARPGSILIDMTTTEPALSREIDAAASAQGLQAIDAPVSGGDVGARNATLSVMAGGNPKTVEWLHPLFECLGKKIVYQGGAGAGQQTKLCNQIVIAGTMVGVCESLLYGFNAGLDLTQMLDSIRGGAAACWTLDNLAPKILQRNFDPGFFVEHFVKDMGIALDEAARMNLPLPGLALAQELYHRVQALGHGRCGTHALMLALEDLSRTPITMSPSRKAL; the protein is encoded by the coding sequence ATGCAGCAGATTGCTCCGAATCACAGTCGTATCGGATGGATCGGCACCGGCGTGATGGGTGCCTCGATGTGCGGCCATCTACAGCAAGCCAGCTATCCCATCACACTCTATTCCCGCACCAAAGCCAAGGCGCAGCCACTCCTCGACCGCGGCGCGTCCTGGGCGGACAGCCCGCGCGCGGTCGCCGACCGATCGACGGTCATTGTCACCATGGTCGGATTTCCTCGCGATGTGCGGGAAGTCTACTTCGGGCCTCAGGGAATTTTAGCGGGAGCCAGACCAGGCTCAATCCTGATCGATATGACCACGACCGAACCGGCGCTGAGTCGGGAGATCGATGCCGCCGCGTCCGCTCAAGGACTCCAGGCGATCGACGCGCCGGTATCAGGCGGAGACGTCGGGGCCAGAAACGCAACCCTCTCCGTCATGGCGGGCGGGAACCCTAAGACGGTTGAATGGCTGCACCCGCTCTTCGAATGCTTGGGCAAGAAGATCGTCTACCAAGGCGGGGCGGGAGCCGGGCAACAGACGAAGCTGTGCAACCAAATCGTGATTGCCGGGACGATGGTGGGAGTCTGTGAAAGTCTGCTGTACGGATTCAACGCGGGACTGGATCTGACGCAGATGCTCGACTCGATTCGTGGAGGCGCCGCCGCCTGCTGGACGCTGGATAATCTGGCTCCCAAAATCCTGCAGCGCAACTTCGATCCGGGATTTTTCGTCGAGCACTTCGTGAAAGACATGGGCATTGCACTGGACGAGGCCGCGCGCATGAACCTCCCGTTGCCCGGGCTGGCTTTGGCACAGGAGCTCTACCACCGCGTGCAGGCACTCGGCCATGGCCGTTGCGGAACCCATGCGCTCATGCTCGCGCTGGAAGACCTTTCCCGCACACCCATCACCATGTCCCCCTCCCGAAAGGCTCTATGA
- a CDS encoding zinc ribbon domain-containing protein codes for MESIEARTEVCPKCQADRSENETECARCGIIFAKYRPLPIRRTDRSDVSVRSTPSWRVTAAQWLLESDTTTDSMTLYGRAVVFLGLLWWGRIFIMTPLETNYTGESFLHLINLPFHEAGHLIFSPFGRFMMILGGSLGQVLMPLICLGTFLVQTRDPFGASVALWWTAESIMDVAPYINDARDLNLMLLGGVTGKETDGHDWNNLLTMTGLLEWDHRLAHLTYNIGILLMLASFVWGGIILARHYQRQRE; via the coding sequence ATGGAGTCGATCGAGGCACGGACTGAAGTCTGCCCCAAGTGTCAGGCTGATCGGTCTGAAAACGAGACGGAGTGCGCTAGGTGCGGAATCATTTTCGCGAAGTACCGGCCGCTGCCTATTCGCCGAACTGACCGGTCCGATGTATCGGTACGGTCTACGCCGTCCTGGCGAGTGACGGCCGCACAGTGGCTGTTGGAGAGCGATACGACGACCGACTCGATGACGTTGTACGGGCGGGCGGTCGTTTTTCTCGGGCTCCTCTGGTGGGGCCGGATCTTCATCATGACGCCGCTGGAAACCAATTACACCGGCGAATCATTTCTCCATCTTATCAATCTGCCGTTTCACGAAGCCGGACACCTGATCTTTAGTCCGTTCGGCCGTTTCATGATGATTCTCGGCGGGAGCCTCGGTCAGGTGCTCATGCCGTTGATTTGTCTCGGCACGTTTCTCGTCCAGACTCGCGATCCGTTCGGCGCGTCGGTCGCGCTCTGGTGGACGGCCGAAAGTATCATGGACGTGGCGCCCTATATCAATGATGCGCGCGATTTGAACTTGATGCTATTGGGGGGCGTGACCGGCAAAGAGACCGATGGCCATGATTGGAACAACCTGCTGACGATGACGGGTCTGCTGGAGTGGGATCACCGCTTGGCCCACCTTACCTACAACATTGGAATTTTGCTGATGCTCGCGTCTTTCGTCTGGGGCGGGATCATTCTGGCGCGCCACTATCAGCGGCAACGGGAGTGA
- a CDS encoding LemA family protein — MAWITLIVLAGLVLLVISVYNSLIRLKVQSENAWADIDVQLKRRYDLIPNLVETVKGYAGHEKQTLEAVITARNRAMAATAPAAKAEAEGLLAQSLKSLFALAEAYPQLRAVESFTQLQGSLNQIEDAVQNARRYYNAVVRDLNTKIQEFPSNLIAGFFSFKLKEFFELVDVTERAVPKVSFDQASR, encoded by the coding sequence ATGGCCTGGATTACGTTGATCGTGCTGGCCGGATTGGTGCTGCTGGTCATCAGCGTGTACAACTCACTGATCCGATTGAAAGTCCAGTCGGAGAATGCCTGGGCCGATATCGACGTGCAGTTGAAGCGGCGATACGACCTCATTCCCAATCTGGTCGAAACGGTGAAGGGCTATGCGGGGCACGAGAAGCAGACGCTCGAAGCCGTCATCACGGCCCGCAACCGGGCCATGGCCGCCACTGCTCCGGCCGCCAAAGCAGAGGCCGAGGGCCTGCTCGCCCAGTCGCTGAAATCACTCTTTGCGCTGGCCGAAGCCTATCCGCAACTCCGGGCCGTGGAAAGCTTCACCCAACTTCAGGGCTCGCTCAACCAGATCGAAGACGCCGTTCAGAATGCCCGCCGGTACTACAACGCCGTCGTGCGCGATCTGAACACCAAGATTCAGGAGTTCCCCTCCAACCTCATCGCCGGCTTCTTCAGTTTCAAACTGAAAGAGTTTTTTGAACTCGTCGATGTGACAGAGCGGGCGGTGCCGAAAGTCAGTTTCGATCAGGCTTCCCGCTGA